Within the Nitrosococcus wardiae genome, the region TAAGTTCTGGGCAATGGGCAAATCGGGGCGAGGAGGAACCGGGTCATAGCCGTTGCGGATATGCTCCCACATCGCCACTAAAGCAGGCATACGGGCAATGATCTTGACCGTCATGTTATCGACGTAATTGCGATCGGCACAAGAAGCAGAGCCTGTTAAACACTCATTGCCCGGATAGAACATGCCCAGTGCAGAAACACCCGCCTGTAGCATCTCCATCGGAGACCCAGTACTCGGCAATGCTGTCATCAGAGTCCGGATATTGTACTTTACCCGATAATTCTGCCGTAATTCCCGAGTAAATTCTTCAAGACGTTGAGCTGTTGGCAATTCCCCATCCAACAACAGTAAAACTGTCTCTTCAAAGGTACTATGCTCAGCTAAATCTTCAATAGGATAACCCCGATAGGTCAGTATGCCGCGCTCACCATCTACCTCTGAGATATTGGACCGGGTCGCCGGAACCCCTTCGAGACCGGGCAGATATTCACTCATGTAGGCCTCCTCGCTTAGTATCTACATCCCCAATGTCGTAGCAGTGAATCCCTCTAGGATAACCCTTGACAACAGGGCAAACAAAAATAGGGCCGCCTCCCCTAGCAGGGCTGAGATACCTCAAATGTTAAAGTAATAATAGCAGAAAACAGACCGTTTTCTGAGGAGAAGCTTAGTGCTAAGTAATAGCTTCACCGGCAGCTTGACGATCAGCATGATAAGAAGAACGGACCATGGGACCACTGGCCACATGGGAAAACTCCATGGCGCGGGCTTTCTCCCCTAATGCATCAAACTCTTCTGGGGTAACGAAACGATGCACCGGCAAATGATGGAGGCTGGGTTGCAGGTACTGGCCTAGGGTGAGCATATCGCAACCATGATCACGCAGATCCCTCATCACTTGCTCTACTTCCGCTAATTCTTCTCCCAAGCCGAGCATCAAACCTGATTTGGTCGGCACAGTGGGATGTCTCTCCTTGAAACGTTCTAGCAAGCGCAAAGACCACTGGTAATCGGCGCCGGGACGGACGGCCTTGTAGAGGCGGGGGATCGTCTCCAGATTATGGTTAAAAATATCGGGGGGCACCACTGCTAATGCCTCCAAAGCCCGGTCCATGCGTCCTCGAAAATCCGGCACCAAGACTTCAATACGGGTCTGGGGTGCCTGGGTGCGAAGCGCCTGAATACAGCGTGCAAAATGGGCCCCACCACCATCACGCAAATCATCCCGATCCACTGATGTGACCACCACATGACGAAGCCCCATGGCACGAACGGCTTGAGCCAAATGCATGGGTTCCTCAGAATCGAGGGGATCTGGCCGCCCATGGGCCACATCGCAAAAGGGACAGCGGCGGGTACAAATATTCCCCATGATCAGGAAAGTCGCCGTGCCGTGGCCAAAGCACTCCCCAAGATTAGGGCAAGAAGCTTCTTCGCAAACCGTATGAAGTCCATGCTCGCGCAATAACCCTTTGAGCCGTAAGACTTCTGAACCTATAGGTGCCTTAGCCCGGATCCAGCGGGGTTTGCGTTGGCGTTCTGTCGTCGGTTCAACCTTCACCGGGATCCGGGCGACTTTAGAAGCGCCCTTCAAAGCCCGAATATCCCGCTTTAACTCACCGGTAGGTGGTGGCGTTTTTGGATTCATCTACTAATCCTAATTTCATTCCTCATACAGCGGGGCTGGATACTCCAACCGCCGCGCCAGATACTGAGATAACGTCCGTCGGAGGGTCGCCACAGGAACAATCACCCCTAAGCCCCTGAGATCAATCACTTTCATGCCGGGGTAACCGCAGGGATCAATATAATCGAAGGGTGATAAGTCCATCGCGGCATTCAAGCTAAGCCCATGATAAGAACAGCCTCCTCGCACCCGCAGCCCCAGGGATGCAATCTTTCTATTTTGGACATAAACCCCAGGGGCCTCTGTCCTGCGGCTTCCCTCAATACCATAGAATTGTAGCAAGTCAACCACGGATAGCTCCAACGCATCCACCAGTTGCCGTACCCCCAAAGCCCGGCGCCGCAAGTCAATCAGGGCATAGACCACCACTTGCCCGGGTCCATGGTAAGTGACCTGGCCACCCCGATCACAGTGCACCACGGGAATGTCACCCACTTCTCGCAAATGACATTCTCTGCCATTCAATCCTAAGGTAAAGACGGAGGGATGTTCCACCAACCATAATTCATCGACGGTGGCACTGTCACGGCTAGCGGTAAAATCCCGCATCGCCTGCCATACGGCACCGTAGTCTTGCAGGTGAAGATTCCGTATCCGCAGGGTATCCATGGACACCGCAGTCTCCTCATCTAGGGTTTCAATTTTCGTAGAGACCTGCTCGCACCCTCGCCTTATACTCTTGATACAGTATATCCATTTGCCGCCATAAAGGACCAGGCTTGCCACTACCGACTTCGATTCCATCGAGCCGAGTCACGGGGACAATTTCTCGGGTAGAGCTGGTTAGCCAAATCTCATCCGCTTGAGTCAAATCCCAGGCAGAAATCACCCTCTCCTGGCAAGGAATCCCACCTTCTCTTGCTAATTCCAGTATGAGATCCCGGGTAATCCCAGACAATAAAAGAGGACCTTTAGGGGGCGTCGCAAGTACTCCTCCGCGAACTATAAATACATTGCTCGCCGCTCCTTCAGTCAATTGCTCATCCCGCAGCAGGAGCGCCTCTTGAGCCCCTGCTTCAATTGCCTCTTGACGCAATAAAATGTTAGCTAGCAAGGCGACCGATTTAATGTGACAATATTTCCAACGAATATCTTCCCGGGTCACAGCAACCATCCCCTTCACCCGCCACTCCGTCGGTAAAGGTTTGAGAGGATTGCTCATAGCAAATACTGTGGGTTCAGCCGGTTTCGGGAAAGCATGATCCCGCGCCGCAGGCCCCCGGGTTACCTGTAGATAAACCGCTTGATCCAG harbors:
- the lipA gene encoding lipoyl synthase produces the protein MNPKTPPPTGELKRDIRALKGASKVARIPVKVEPTTERQRKPRWIRAKAPIGSEVLRLKGLLREHGLHTVCEEASCPNLGECFGHGTATFLIMGNICTRRCPFCDVAHGRPDPLDSEEPMHLAQAVRAMGLRHVVVTSVDRDDLRDGGGAHFARCIQALRTQAPQTRIEVLVPDFRGRMDRALEALAVVPPDIFNHNLETIPRLYKAVRPGADYQWSLRLLERFKERHPTVPTKSGLMLGLGEELAEVEQVMRDLRDHGCDMLTLGQYLQPSLHHLPVHRFVTPEEFDALGEKARAMEFSHVASGPMVRSSYHADRQAAGEAIT
- the lipB gene encoding lipoyl(octanoyl) transferase LipB — encoded protein: MDTLRIRNLHLQDYGAVWQAMRDFTASRDSATVDELWLVEHPSVFTLGLNGRECHLREVGDIPVVHCDRGGQVTYHGPGQVVVYALIDLRRRALGVRQLVDALELSVVDLLQFYGIEGSRRTEAPGVYVQNRKIASLGLRVRGGCSYHGLSLNAAMDLSPFDYIDPCGYPGMKVIDLRGLGVIVPVATLRRTLSQYLARRLEYPAPLYEE
- a CDS encoding D-amino acid aminotransferase → MALVYLNGEFLPLAQAKVSVLDRGFLFGDGVYEVIPVYGGHFFRLSLHLQRLEHSLQAIRLENPLSPSQWQEVLQYLVARNEGLDQAVYLQVTRGPAARDHAFPKPAEPTVFAMSNPLKPLPTEWRVKGMVAVTREDIRWKYCHIKSVALLANILLRQEAIEAGAQEALLLRDEQLTEGAASNVFIVRGGVLATPPKGPLLLSGITRDLILELAREGGIPCQERVISAWDLTQADEIWLTSSTREIVPVTRLDGIEVGSGKPGPLWRQMDILYQEYKARVRAGLYEN